From Channa argus isolate prfri chromosome 18, Channa argus male v1.0, whole genome shotgun sequence, the proteins below share one genomic window:
- the dolk gene encoding dolichol kinase — protein sequence MHINPVYVESTVILAVVLCVHMSVWNQHSWCSIALVIQAFYVQHKWDRLLRSGGAVFQFRPAANSGIVPASMVMPLLGLALREKCSASGNVYFERFSMVVTITGMMLALFLSLIALGITRPVPTNTCVIAGLAGSAILYTTKQTLTVSEVIEVLEVLLIFVYLSLIVLYLLPRCFTPGEALLIVGGISFIVNQLIKRSLNLAEVKGDPVNYFLPVVVVGSLLLGVFFALLFCFMESETWVSSLFFHMMTAVLGLGILMPWLSLFIGRHPIMWLLDFLTLNDRRVCLLGYWVFLAVVATCVVFHQNHQRQSGSKKHQASTVVRKYFHLIVVVTYVPGLIYDRQLLHVASVGCLAVFLFLEYVRYFRIKPLGQLLRQLLTLFLDERDSGPLILTHIYLLLGMSLPLWLFPGLCAPKGILPGAGGLVPYAGVLAVGVGDTVASVFGSTMGEIRWPGTKKTMEGTATSVFAQIIAVAIFLIFDGSINLNSTYSWIVGSITLVAMLEAYTFQIDNLLLPLYLFILLLL from the coding sequence ATGCACATCAACCCAGTGTACGTGGAGTCCACTGTCATTTTGGCAGTGGtgttgtgtgtccacatgtcagtTTGGAACCAGCATTCCTGGTGCAGCATAGCTCTTGTCATCCAGGCTTTCTACGTACAGCATAAATGGGACCGTCTGCTCAGATCTGGGGGTGCCGTGTTCCAGTTTCGTCCTGCAGCAAACAGCGGCATCGTCCCAGCCTCCATGGTGATGCCCTTGCTAGGTCTGGCACTGAGAGAAAAGTGCTCTGCCTCGGGGAATGTGTACTTTGAGCGTTTCTCCATGGTGGTCACCATCACAGGCATGATGCTGGCACTGTTTCTCTCCCTGATTGCACTTGGCATCACAAGACCCGTTCCCACAAATACTTGTGTGATAGCAGGTTTGGCAGGCAGCGCAATCCTTTACACGACAAAACAGACGCTGACAGTGTCTGAGGTCATTGAGGTGTTAGAGGTACTTTTGATCTTTGTCTATCTCAGCCTGATTGTGCTGTATCTGCTGCCACGCTGCTTCACACCTGGAGAGGCCCTGCTCATCGTTGGTGGAATCAGTTTCATCGTCAACCAGCTTATTAAGCGCTCGCTGAACCTGGCAGAGGTTAAAGGTGATCCAGTAAATTATTTCCTGCCGGTGGTAGTTGTTGGCTCGTTGTTGCTGGGCGTCTTCTTTGctctccttttctgtttcaTGGAATCGGAGACCTGGGTGTCGTCACTTTTCTTTCACATGATGACGGCCGTTCTGGGTTTGGGAATCCTCATGCCGTGGCTCTCCCTGTTCATTGGTCGGCACCCCATCATGTGGCTGTTGGACTTTCTCACGCTAAATGACAGAAGAGTGTGCCTTCTGGGCTACTGGGTGTTTCTGGCAGTTGTGGCCACCTGTGTTGTGTTCCATCAAAACCACCAGCGCCAGTCCGGCTCAAAGAAGCATCAGGCCTCTACTGTTGTCAGGAAGTACTTCCATCTGATTGTAGTGGTCACATATGTTCCAGGGCTCATATATGACAGGCAGCTGCTCCATGTGGCATCTGTGGGTTGCCTGgcagttttccttttcttaGAGTACGTGCGTTACTTCCGTATCAAGCCACTGGGTCAGCTGCTCAGGCAGCTGCTCACCTTGTTCTTGGATGAACGGGACTCTGGACCTCTAATCCTGACCCACATCTACTTGCTGTTGGGTATGTCTCTGCCTCTATGGCTGTTCCCTGGGCTCTGTGCACCTAAGGGGATACTTCCTGGTGCAGGGGGGCTGGTGCCGTATGCAGGGGTGCTGGCTGTAGGAGTCGGAGACACTGTGGCATCTGTGTTCGGTAGCACCATGGGAGAGATCCGTTGGCCCggcactaagaaaacaatggaGGGGACTGCAACATCTGTGTTTGCTCAGATCATAGCTGTGGCCATCTTTCTCATCTTTGATGGGAGCATCAATCTGAACTCCACTTATTCATGGATTGTTGGCTCTATCACGCTGGTGGCCATGTTGGAGGCGTACACCTTCCAGATAGACAACCTCCTGCTCCCACTCTACCTCTTCATTCTGTTGTTGCTTTGA